One genomic segment of Roseovarius carneus includes these proteins:
- a CDS encoding DUF2312 domain-containing protein — protein MNDTSPDSSYRVTADELRQFIERIERLDAEKKDIAEQQKEVMAEAKGRGYDTKVMRKVIALRKRDKDDIAEEEAVLEMYKEALGMG, from the coding sequence ATGAACGACACCAGCCCCGATAGCAGCTACCGCGTCACCGCAGATGAGCTGCGCCAGTTTATTGAACGGATCGAGCGCCTTGACGCCGAGAAAAAGGACATCGCCGAGCAGCAAAAAGAGGTGATGGCCGAGGCCAAGGGCCGTGGATACGACACCAAGGTGATGCGCAAGGTGATCGCTCTGCGCAAGCGCGACAAGGATGATATCGCCGAGGAAGAAGCGGTGTTGGAGATGTATAAAGAGGCGCTTGGGATGGGCTGA
- the rplI gene encoding 50S ribosomal protein L9, translated as MQVILLERVAKLGQMGEVVDVKPGYARNYLLPQGKALSASDKNIAQFETRKSQLEAQNLETRKEAEAMAEKLNGQQFVVIRQAADSGALYGSVTTRDAADAASENGFTVDRKQVALVNPIKDLGLHDVHVSLHPEVDATITLNVARSPEEAELQASGKSIQEMAAEEEAAADFEIAELFDDIGAAASDDDDLAETVEDVLPEGDADEDRA; from the coding sequence ATGCAAGTGATCCTTCTCGAACGCGTGGCCAAGCTTGGCCAGATGGGCGAAGTCGTGGACGTAAAGCCCGGCTATGCCCGCAACTATTTGCTGCCGCAAGGCAAGGCCCTTTCGGCCTCGGACAAGAACATTGCTCAATTCGAGACGCGTAAATCGCAGCTCGAAGCGCAGAACCTTGAGACCCGCAAAGAAGCCGAAGCGATGGCCGAAAAGCTGAACGGTCAGCAATTCGTCGTGATTCGCCAGGCCGCCGATTCTGGCGCGCTTTATGGCTCTGTCACCACCCGCGATGCTGCCGATGCAGCCTCTGAGAACGGCTTCACCGTCGATCGCAAACAGGTGGCTCTGGTCAACCCGATCAAGGATCTGGGCCTGCACGATGTGCATGTCTCGCTCCACCCTGAGGTTGACGCGACCATCACACTGAACGTCGCACGCTCGCCGGAAGAGGCCGAATTGCAAGCCTCCGGCAAATCGATCCAAGAAATGGCCGCCGAAGAAGAAGCCGCGGCAGATTTCGAGATCGCCGAGCTTTTTGACGATATCGGTGCCGCTGCGTCCGACGATGACGATCTGGCCGAGACTGTCGAAGACGTTCTGCCCGAAGGCGATGCGGACGAAGACCGCGCCTGA
- the rpsR gene encoding 30S ribosomal protein S18 produces the protein MATKPFFRRRKVCPFSGDNAPKIDYKDTRLLQRYISERGKIVPSRITAVSAKKQRELARAIKRARFLALLPYAVK, from the coding sequence ATGGCTACCAAACCATTTTTCCGCCGTCGCAAAGTCTGCCCCTTCTCGGGCGACAATGCACCCAAGATCGATTACAAAGATACGCGCCTGCTGCAACGGTATATCTCCGAGCGCGGCAAGATCGTGCCGTCCCGTATCACCGCCGTCTCGGCCAAGAAGCAACGCGAGCTGGCCCGTGCCATCAAGCGCGCCCGCTTCCTCGCCCTGCTGCCCTATGCCGTCAAGTAA
- the rpsF gene encoding 30S ribosomal protein S6, which produces MSFYEHVFISRQDLSSAQAEGLIEHFGTILADNGGKLVEHEYWGVKTMAYKINKNRKGHYAFLKTDAPAAAVQEMERLMRLHDDVMRVMTIKVDGHEEGPSVQMQKRDERAERRERR; this is translated from the coding sequence ATGTCGTTTTACGAGCATGTCTTTATCTCGCGGCAGGATCTCTCCTCCGCACAGGCCGAGGGCCTGATCGAACATTTCGGCACAATTCTGGCCGACAATGGCGGAAAACTCGTCGAGCACGAGTATTGGGGCGTCAAGACGATGGCCTATAAGATCAACAAGAACCGCAAGGGCCACTATGCCTTCCTCAAGACCGATGCGCCCGCCGCAGCGGTGCAGGAAATGGAACGCCTGATGCGCCTGCATGACGACGTGATGCGCGTGATGACCATCAAGGTCGACGGTCACGAAGAGGGCCCTTCGGTCCAGATGCAAAAACGCGACGAGCGCGCCGAGCGCCGCGAGCGCCGTTGA
- a CDS encoding YceI family protein — protein sequence MKPMILAAALGLAATSAYAAPEKFTLDASHSQVLFAYDHLGFSTTFNMFSGFEGEIMFDKEDPANSSVNVAIPVMSLFTGWEARFNHFMGDDFFAAAEGDMITFTSTDISVTSEDEAMITGDLTINGVTKSVVLEAELNKAGMHPMAGKEWIGFDAETKILRSDFGLGNFAPNVSDELDVEISIEAQKAE from the coding sequence ATGAAGCCGATGATTCTCGCCGCAGCCCTTGGCCTTGCCGCCACGAGCGCCTACGCCGCCCCCGAAAAATTCACCCTGGATGCCAGCCATAGCCAAGTGCTCTTTGCCTATGACCATCTTGGGTTTTCCACCACATTTAACATGTTCTCCGGCTTTGAAGGCGAGATCATGTTCGACAAAGAAGATCCTGCCAATTCTTCGGTGAATGTCGCCATCCCTGTCATGTCGCTTTTCACCGGGTGGGAAGCGCGCTTCAACCACTTCATGGGCGATGATTTCTTCGCGGCGGCTGAGGGCGATATGATCACCTTCACCTCCACAGATATCTCCGTGACCAGCGAGGACGAGGCGATGATCACCGGCGATCTGACGATCAATGGTGTGACCAAATCTGTGGTGCTGGAGGCCGAGCTGAACAAGGCCGGTATGCACCCGATGGCCGGTAAAGAATGGATCGGCTTTGACGCGGAGACCAAGATCCTGCGCTCGGATTTCGGGCTTGGCAACTTCGCCCCCAATGTGAGCGACGAGCTTGATGTCGAGATTTCCATCGAGGCGCAGAAGGCTGAGTAA
- a CDS encoding cytochrome b/b6 domain-containing protein — MPLTNTRQSYGAITKTFHWISALMILTLFALGIIGSNLADQIKAGTAGQDIIDWAVLLFSVHKTLGLTLFAVALARIGWAIAQPKPGLLNGDHVVEARLAVTVHWLLYGSLVAVPLSGWVHHAATTGFAPIWWPFGQTLPFVPRDPHVAEISGAVHYILQWVLAGSIALHAAGAIKHHVIDKDATLRRMLPGGGTAETTTAQPGHALPLVAALMVWGAAMGASAGLGWFSKEAPSQTALAEVQSDWTVQEGTLAIAITQGGAEVTGSFADWTAEITYDEMPDTNGTHGAVSVTVAIPSLTLGSVTGQAMAADFFNAEAHPTATFKADLITRDSSLIADGTLRIKETEIPVSMPVTLSIEGDIATASGALSVDRRDFGIGMSVGDEASLAFAVEITFALTAQR; from the coding sequence ATGCCCCTGACCAACACGCGCCAAAGCTACGGCGCCATCACCAAGACCTTCCACTGGATCAGCGCACTGATGATCCTCACGCTGTTTGCACTTGGCATTATCGGCAGCAATCTGGCGGATCAGATCAAGGCAGGCACGGCAGGTCAGGACATCATCGACTGGGCCGTCTTGCTGTTTTCGGTCCACAAAACCCTTGGCCTCACGCTCTTCGCTGTCGCGCTGGCCCGTATCGGATGGGCGATTGCGCAGCCCAAGCCCGGCCTTCTCAACGGCGATCACGTGGTGGAGGCGCGGCTGGCCGTGACCGTGCATTGGCTGCTTTATGGCTCGCTCGTCGCGGTCCCGCTCAGCGGTTGGGTGCATCACGCGGCCACCACCGGATTCGCGCCGATCTGGTGGCCCTTCGGACAAACGTTGCCGTTTGTGCCCCGCGATCCACATGTGGCCGAGATCAGCGGCGCGGTGCATTACATCCTGCAATGGGTGCTGGCCGGGTCCATCGCCCTGCACGCGGCGGGCGCGATCAAACACCATGTCATCGACAAAGACGCCACGCTGCGCCGGATGCTGCCGGGCGGCGGGACGGCTGAGACCACTACGGCGCAACCGGGTCACGCCTTGCCGCTGGTTGCCGCCCTCATGGTCTGGGGCGCGGCCATGGGCGCAAGCGCGGGCCTTGGGTGGTTTTCCAAAGAGGCACCGAGCCAAACCGCCCTCGCCGAGGTGCAAAGCGATTGGACCGTGCAGGAGGGCACACTCGCCATCGCCATCACCCAAGGTGGGGCAGAGGTCACCGGCAGCTTCGCAGATTGGACCGCCGAGATCACCTATGACGAGATGCCAGACACAAACGGCACGCATGGCGCGGTCAGTGTGACCGTGGCCATCCCCTCGCTGACACTCGGGTCGGTGACCGGCCAAGCGATGGCCGCCGATTTCTTCAACGCCGAGGCGCATCCAACCGCCACGTTCAAAGCGGACCTGATCACCCGCGACAGCAGTTTGATCGCAGATGGTACGCTGAGAATCAAAGAGACGGAGATTCCAGTCTCCATGCCCGTGACCCTCAGCATTGAGGGCGATATCGCTACCGCATCAGGCGCGTTGAGTGTGGATCGACGCGATTTTGGCATCGGGATGAGCGTGGGCGATGAGGCCTCATTGGCCTTCGCGGTCGAGATCACTTTCGCCCTGACCGCCCAGCGCTGA
- the fabD gene encoding ACP S-malonyltransferase, which yields MSRAFIFPGQGAQTIGMGQALAEAYPAARAVFDEVDEALGEKLSALIWEGEQDVLTLTQNAQPALMATSLAALRALEAEGATLEVASFVAGHSLGEYAALAAAGTFSVADTARLLRTRGRAMQEAVPVGVGAMAAILGLDFAAVQAVAEDAAQGEVCQAANDNDPGQVVVSGHKAAVERAVDLAKAAGAKRAMLLPVSAPFHCALMGPAAEVMAEALGAVQMHAPSVPLVANVEASAVSDPAQIRALLVAQVTGSVRWRESVAYMSAQGVTETWEIGAGKALSGMVRRVDREIAVRNIGAPEDVVAAVAALNR from the coding sequence ATGAGCCGCGCATTCATTTTTCCGGGGCAGGGTGCCCAGACGATCGGCATGGGGCAGGCCTTGGCCGAGGCCTATCCGGCGGCTCGGGCCGTGTTCGACGAGGTGGACGAGGCGCTGGGCGAGAAGCTCTCAGCGCTGATCTGGGAAGGGGAGCAGGACGTGCTCACCCTGACGCAGAACGCGCAGCCCGCGCTGATGGCCACATCTTTGGCGGCCCTGCGGGCGCTTGAGGCGGAGGGGGCCACGCTTGAGGTTGCGTCCTTCGTGGCGGGCCACTCATTGGGCGAATACGCGGCGCTGGCGGCGGCAGGCACGTTTAGTGTGGCTGATACCGCAAGGCTTTTGCGAACGCGGGGACGCGCGATGCAAGAGGCTGTCCCGGTGGGCGTCGGGGCCATGGCCGCCATTCTGGGGCTTGATTTTGCCGCCGTGCAGGCGGTGGCCGAGGATGCCGCGCAAGGTGAGGTGTGCCAAGCTGCGAATGATAACGACCCCGGACAGGTGGTCGTCTCGGGACACAAGGCCGCCGTGGAGCGGGCGGTGGATCTGGCCAAGGCAGCGGGTGCGAAACGCGCCATGCTCTTGCCAGTGAGCGCGCCGTTTCATTGCGCACTGATGGGGCCGGCGGCCGAGGTGATGGCCGAGGCCTTGGGGGCTGTGCAGATGCACGCGCCATCCGTGCCGCTGGTGGCCAATGTGGAGGCGTCGGCAGTCAGTGATCCCGCGCAAATCCGTGCGCTTTTGGTGGCGCAGGTCACAGGTTCGGTGCGGTGGCGCGAGAGCGTTGCTTACATGAGCGCGCAAGGCGTCACCGAGACATGGGAGATTGGCGCGGGCAAGGCTCTGTCGGGTATGGTGCGGCGTGTGGACCGGGAGATCGCCGTGCGCAATATTGGCGCGCCGGAAGATGTCGTCGCGGCCGTGGCCGCGCTTAACAGATAG
- the fabG gene encoding 3-oxoacyl-[acyl-carrier-protein] reductase — MFDLSGKAALVTGASGGIGGAIATALHGAGATVGLSGTREAPLEALAAQLGARAHVLPCNLSDAEAVEALPKAAIAAMGALDILVNNAGITRDQLFMRMSDEDWQSVLDVNLTSTMRLCRGVMRPMMKARWGRIINISSIVGATGNPGQANYAASKAGMVGMTKSIAYEVASRGITANAVAPGFIATPMTEALTEDQKAKINEQIPAARMGTPEEIAAAVLYLASAEAGYVTGSVLHVNGGMAML, encoded by the coding sequence ATGTTTGATCTGAGCGGAAAAGCGGCGCTGGTAACGGGCGCATCGGGTGGCATTGGTGGCGCGATTGCCACGGCTTTGCACGGCGCTGGCGCCACTGTGGGCCTGAGCGGGACGCGCGAGGCGCCTCTGGAGGCGCTGGCGGCGCAGTTGGGCGCGCGGGCGCATGTGCTGCCCTGCAACCTCAGCGATGCGGAGGCGGTTGAGGCCCTGCCCAAGGCGGCGATCGCTGCGATGGGGGCGCTCGATATTCTCGTGAACAATGCCGGGATCACGCGCGATCAGCTTTTCATGCGCATGTCGGACGAAGATTGGCAGAGCGTTCTGGACGTGAACCTTACCAGCACGATGCGCCTGTGCCGGGGCGTGATGCGCCCGATGATGAAGGCGCGCTGGGGACGGATCATCAATATCAGTTCCATCGTGGGGGCCACGGGCAATCCGGGTCAGGCCAATTATGCCGCCTCCAAGGCGGGCATGGTGGGGATGACGAAATCCATCGCCTATGAGGTGGCCAGCCGTGGCATCACCGCCAACGCGGTGGCCCCCGGCTTTATCGCCACGCCCATGACCGAGGCGCTGACGGAGGATCAAAAGGCCAAGATCAACGAGCAGATTCCCGCCGCCCGTATGGGCACGCCCGAGGAGATTGCGGCAGCCGTGCTTTATCTGGCAAGCGCCGAGGCGGGCTATGTCACAGGTTCCGTCCTGCATGTGAATGGTGGGATGGCGATGCTCTGA
- a CDS encoding acyl carrier protein, with protein sequence MSDIADRVKKIVVEHLGVEEDKVAENASFIDDLGADSLDTVELVMAFEEEFGIEIPDDAAETIQTFGDAVKFITEAS encoded by the coding sequence ATGAGCGATATCGCAGACCGCGTGAAGAAGATCGTTGTGGAGCATCTTGGCGTCGAAGAAGACAAAGTTGCTGAAAATGCATCCTTTATCGACGATCTTGGCGCAGACAGCCTCGACACGGTTGAGCTGGTCATGGCCTTTGAAGAAGAGTTCGGCATTGAGATCCCTGATGATGCGGCCGAAACCATTCAGACGTTTGGTGACGCGGTGAAGTTCATCACAGAAGCGTCCTGA